A single genomic interval of Bos indicus isolate NIAB-ARS_2022 breed Sahiwal x Tharparkar chromosome 5, NIAB-ARS_B.indTharparkar_mat_pri_1.0, whole genome shotgun sequence harbors:
- the EID3 gene encoding EP300-interacting inhibitor of differentiation 3, which produces MADENGSLREAGAGGKTRAQAVVTIPSSAYFLKQVEEEEEVEALKVEVAAASDTESDTSSDDLSCGKADIDPSLLERVDEEKCRSIRKQYRQLIYTVQQNRDDIVNTASDSLTEALEEANVLFDAVSRTREAALDSQFLVLASDLGKEKAKHLNSDMNFFNQVAFCDFLFIFVGLNWMEDDERDPLNNCDDNIALSFWETVQKEATSCISQAETFHFLFGSFKPESAARKPRRNHRRKVQKMEENGVMPTKLRKLDLSGNQEATEKEVERILGLLQTYFRKYPDTPVSYFEFVIDPNSFSRTVENIFYVSFIIRDGFARIRLDQDRLPILEPININLAGEGNDPSFHSRKQGVISLSLQDWKNIVAAFEISEAMITNSY; this is translated from the coding sequence ATGGCCGATGAAAATGGTTCCCTGAGGGAAGCCGGCGCAGGCGGGAAGACGAGAGCGCAGGCGGTGGTGACCATCCCCAGCAGTGCGTACTTTCTGAagcaggtggaggaggaggaggaggtggaagcTTTGAAGGTGGAAGTGGCAGCGGCGTCTGACACGGAATCTGATACCTCCTCTGACGACCTGAGCTGCGGGAAGGCCGACATCGACCCCAGCCTGCTGGAGCGTGTGGATGAAGAGAAATGTCGGAGTATCCGCAAGCAGTACCGGCAGCTCATCTATACCGTCCAGCAGAACCGTGACGACATAGTGAACACGGCGAGCGACTCCTTAACCGAGGCTCTCGAGGAAGCCAATGTCCTGTTTGATGCAGTGAGTCGAACAAGAGAAGCGGCTCTCGACTCTCAGTTTCTTGTTTTGGCTTCTGATTTGggtaaagaaaaagcaaagcacCTGAACTCTGACATGAACTTTTTTAATCAGGTGGCATTCTGTGACTTTCTGTTTATATTTGTGGGTCTAAATTGGATGGAAGATGACGAACGTGATCCGTTGAATAACTGTGACGATAACATAGCTCTTTCCTTCTGGGAGACAGTACAGAAGGAAGCGACATCGTGTATATCACAAGCTGAAACATTCCACTTTCTTTTTGGTTCGTTCAAACCAGAGTCTGCTGCGCGAAAGCCGCGACGTAATCACCGGAGAAAAGTtcagaaaatggaagagaatggGGTTATGCCTACAAAGCTGAGGAAGCTGGATCTGAGTGGTAATCAAGAAGCCACAgaaaaagaagtagaaagaatTTTGGGATTGTTGCAAACGTACTTTCGAAAGTATCCTGATACTCCTGTGTCTTATTTTGAGTTTGTGATTGATCCAAACTCTTTCTCTCGTACTGTggagaatatattttatgtttctttcattATAAGGGATGGTTTTGCAAGAATAAGGCTTGACCAAGACAGGCTGCCAATATTAGAGCCAATTAATATTAACCTAGCCGGTGAGGGAAATGATCCCAGTTTCCACAGCAGGAAACAGGGAGTTATATCTTTGAGTTTACAAGACTGGAAAAATATTGTGGCAGCTTTCGAAATTTCAGAGGCTATGATCACAAATTCGTACTAA